A region from the Thalassophryne amazonica chromosome 2, fThaAma1.1, whole genome shotgun sequence genome encodes:
- the ppm1g gene encoding protein phosphatase 1G isoform X2, producing the protein MGAYLSQPNTTKTSSDGGNSSMSYGFSAMQGWRVSMEDAHNCIPEFDDETAMFAVYDGHGGEEVALYCSKYLPDTIKEQKTYKDGKLQKALEDAFLAIDSKMTTEDVIKELVQISGRTIEEPLSEKVAEEDDLDTEEAALLHEEATMTIEELLERYGQNRNAVKHAPSSAAVKKAPCPHTKALLMMRRGGGEEQKEDGVNGEVEEESNEKMKEGDGASVGSKLRACRRTEGREGSDDAAADSESSNGGEKAGKAEGDAGPSCSSSSSKVPGDTKSRIFDDSEESDEGEEEEEGSDEEDGSEEEEGDSSELEEEEDTEEGEEDSEDEEEMRLPGMDGKEEPGSDSGTTAVVALIRGKQLIVANAGDSRCVVSERGKAVDMSYDHKPEDEVELARIKNAGGKVTMDGRVNGGLNLSRAIGDHFYKRNKALGPEEQMISAMPDVKVLTLNEDHDFMVIACDGIWNVLSSQEVVDFITERVKPDHSSTARPLSSIVEELLDHCLAPDTSGDGTGCDNMTCIIVTFRPHLSPAQSQSDDTKKRKHQEEDEGIEVEKNGNDSKKAKSD; encoded by the exons GATGCTCACAATTGTATCCCAGAGTTTGACGATGAGACGGCAATGTTTGCTGTGTATGATGGTCATGGAG GTGAGGAGGTCGCATTGTATTGTTCAAAGTACCTTCCTGACACAATCAAGGAGCAGAAAACCTACAAAGATGGAAAACTGCAAAAG GCTCTAGAGGATGCATTCTTGGCCATTGACAGCAAAATGACCACTGAGGACGTCATCAAAGAGCTGGTCCAAATTTCTGGACGTACTATTGAGGAGCCGCTCAGTGAAAAGGTGGCAGAGGAGGATGACT TGGACACAGAGGAGGCAGCATTACTCCATGAGGAGGCCACAATGACCATAGAGGAGCTGTTAGAACGATACGGCCAGAACCGCAACGCTGTCAAACATGCGCCCAGCAG TGCAGCAGTTAAAAAAGCACCCTGCCCACATACCAAGGCTTTGTTGATGatgaggaggggagggggtgaagAACAGAAAGAGGATGGTGTGAATGGAGAGGTTGAAGAAGAGAGCAATGAAAAGATGAAAGAAGGTGATGGAGCATCAGTTGGGTCAAAGCTACGTGCCTGTCGGAGAACAGAAGGAAGAGAAGGCAGTGATGACG ctgctgcagacTCAGAAAGTTCGAATGGAGGAGAAAAAGCTGGTAAGGCAGAAGGAGATGCTGGTCCTTCCTGCTCATCCTCATCTTCAAAGGTCCCAGGAGATACCAAGTCCAGAATCTTTGATGATAGTGAGGAGTCTGATGAGGGGGAAGAGGAAGAGGAAGGCAGTGATGAAGAG GATGGCAgtgaagaggaagaaggagataGTAGCGAGCTTGAGGAAGAAGAGGATACAGAAGAGGGTGAGGAAGATTCTGAAGATGAAGAGGAAATGCGTCTACCTGGGATGGATGGAAAGGAGGAG CCCGGCTCAGACAGTGGCACCACAGCTGTTGTGGCTCTGATCCGAGGGAAGCAGCTAATTGTGGCCAATGCTGGAGACTCTCGCTGCGTGGTGTCCGAGCGTG GGAAAGCTGTTGATATGTCATATGACCACAAGCCAGAGGACGAGGTGGAACTAGCTCGCATCAAGAATGCTGGGGGGAAAGTTACCATGGATGGCCGCGTTAATGGTGGACTGAACCTCTCCAGAGCTATTG GTGACCACTTCTATAAGAGGAACAAGGCTCTCGGTCCAGAAGAGCAGATGATTTCTGCGATGCCTGACGTCAAAGTTCTCACACTCAATGAAGATCACGACTTTATGGTCATTGCCTGCGATGGCATCTG gAATGTGTTAAGCAGCCAGGAAGTGGTGGATTTCATTACTGAAAGGGTCAAACCAGATCATAGCAGTACAGCCAGACCTCTGTCATCCATAGTGGAAGAG CTTTTGGACCACTGCTTGGCCCCTGATACATCGGGAGACGGAACAGGATGCGACAACATGACTTGCATCATAGTTACCTTCCGGCCACACCTCTCTCCTGCTCAGAGCCAATCTGATGACACAAAAAAGAGGAAGCACCAGGAAGAGGATGAAGGGATAGAGGTGGAAAAGAATGGAAATGACAGCAAAAAGGCAAAAAGTGACTAA
- the ppm1g gene encoding protein phosphatase 1G isoform X1, producing the protein MGAYLSQPNTTKTSSDGGNSSMSYGFSAMQGWRVSMEDAHNCIPEFDDETAMFAVYDGHGGEEVALYCSKYLPDTIKEQKTYKDGKLQKALEDAFLAIDSKMTTEDVIKELVQISGRTIEEPLSEKVAEEDDLDTEEAALLHEEATMTIEELLERYGQNRNAVKHAPSSAAVKKAPCPHTKALLMMRRGGGEEQKEDGVNGEVEEESNEKMKEGDGASVGSKLRACRRTEGREGSDDAAAADSESSNGGEKAGKAEGDAGPSCSSSSSKVPGDTKSRIFDDSEESDEGEEEEEGSDEEDGSEEEEGDSSELEEEEDTEEGEEDSEDEEEMRLPGMDGKEEPGSDSGTTAVVALIRGKQLIVANAGDSRCVVSERGKAVDMSYDHKPEDEVELARIKNAGGKVTMDGRVNGGLNLSRAIGDHFYKRNKALGPEEQMISAMPDVKVLTLNEDHDFMVIACDGIWNVLSSQEVVDFITERVKPDHSSTARPLSSIVEELLDHCLAPDTSGDGTGCDNMTCIIVTFRPHLSPAQSQSDDTKKRKHQEEDEGIEVEKNGNDSKKAKSD; encoded by the exons GATGCTCACAATTGTATCCCAGAGTTTGACGATGAGACGGCAATGTTTGCTGTGTATGATGGTCATGGAG GTGAGGAGGTCGCATTGTATTGTTCAAAGTACCTTCCTGACACAATCAAGGAGCAGAAAACCTACAAAGATGGAAAACTGCAAAAG GCTCTAGAGGATGCATTCTTGGCCATTGACAGCAAAATGACCACTGAGGACGTCATCAAAGAGCTGGTCCAAATTTCTGGACGTACTATTGAGGAGCCGCTCAGTGAAAAGGTGGCAGAGGAGGATGACT TGGACACAGAGGAGGCAGCATTACTCCATGAGGAGGCCACAATGACCATAGAGGAGCTGTTAGAACGATACGGCCAGAACCGCAACGCTGTCAAACATGCGCCCAGCAG TGCAGCAGTTAAAAAAGCACCCTGCCCACATACCAAGGCTTTGTTGATGatgaggaggggagggggtgaagAACAGAAAGAGGATGGTGTGAATGGAGAGGTTGAAGAAGAGAGCAATGAAAAGATGAAAGAAGGTGATGGAGCATCAGTTGGGTCAAAGCTACGTGCCTGTCGGAGAACAGAAGGAAGAGAAGGCAGTGATGA tgcagctgctgcagacTCAGAAAGTTCGAATGGAGGAGAAAAAGCTGGTAAGGCAGAAGGAGATGCTGGTCCTTCCTGCTCATCCTCATCTTCAAAGGTCCCAGGAGATACCAAGTCCAGAATCTTTGATGATAGTGAGGAGTCTGATGAGGGGGAAGAGGAAGAGGAAGGCAGTGATGAAGAG GATGGCAgtgaagaggaagaaggagataGTAGCGAGCTTGAGGAAGAAGAGGATACAGAAGAGGGTGAGGAAGATTCTGAAGATGAAGAGGAAATGCGTCTACCTGGGATGGATGGAAAGGAGGAG CCCGGCTCAGACAGTGGCACCACAGCTGTTGTGGCTCTGATCCGAGGGAAGCAGCTAATTGTGGCCAATGCTGGAGACTCTCGCTGCGTGGTGTCCGAGCGTG GGAAAGCTGTTGATATGTCATATGACCACAAGCCAGAGGACGAGGTGGAACTAGCTCGCATCAAGAATGCTGGGGGGAAAGTTACCATGGATGGCCGCGTTAATGGTGGACTGAACCTCTCCAGAGCTATTG GTGACCACTTCTATAAGAGGAACAAGGCTCTCGGTCCAGAAGAGCAGATGATTTCTGCGATGCCTGACGTCAAAGTTCTCACACTCAATGAAGATCACGACTTTATGGTCATTGCCTGCGATGGCATCTG gAATGTGTTAAGCAGCCAGGAAGTGGTGGATTTCATTACTGAAAGGGTCAAACCAGATCATAGCAGTACAGCCAGACCTCTGTCATCCATAGTGGAAGAG CTTTTGGACCACTGCTTGGCCCCTGATACATCGGGAGACGGAACAGGATGCGACAACATGACTTGCATCATAGTTACCTTCCGGCCACACCTCTCTCCTGCTCAGAGCCAATCTGATGACACAAAAAAGAGGAAGCACCAGGAAGAGGATGAAGGGATAGAGGTGGAAAAGAATGGAAATGACAGCAAAAAGGCAAAAAGTGACTAA